Proteins co-encoded in one Setaria viridis chromosome 9, Setaria_viridis_v4.0, whole genome shotgun sequence genomic window:
- the LOC117840100 gene encoding sulfoquinovosyl transferase SQD2, producing MAQAEEARAPLLLDEEAGGEWSSRPRRIALFVEPSPFAYISGYKNRFQNFIKHLREMGDEVLVVTTHKGAPEEFHGAKVIGSWSFPCPLYQNVPLSLALSPRIFSEVNKFKPDIIHATSPGIMVIGALAIAKMISVPMVMSYHTHLPAYIPRYNLNWLLEPTWSFIRCLHRAADLTLVPSVAIAEDFETAKVVPANRIRLWNKGVDSESFHTKYRRHEMRVRLSGGEPEKPLIIHVGRFGREKNLDFLKRVMERLPGSRIAFVGDGPYRAELEKLFTGMPAVFTGMLQGEELSQAYASADVFAMPSESETLGQVVLESMASGVPVVAARAGGIPDIIPKDKEGKTSFLFTPGDLDECVRKIEQLLKSKDLRESVGKAAREEMEKCDWRAASRKIRNEHYSTAMSYWRKKMGKT from the exons atGGCGCAGGCCGAGGAGGCGcgggcgccgctgctgctggacgaggaggcgggcggcgagtGGAGCTCCAGGCCGCGCCGCATTGCTCTCTTCGTCGAGCCGTCGCCCTTCGC TTACATCTCGGGGTACAAGAACCGGTTCCAGAACTTCATCAAGCATCTACGAGAGATGGGCGATGAG GTGTTGGTGGTGACCACACACAAGGGAGCTCCCGAGGAGTTCCATGGAGCAAAGGTCATTGGCTCGTGGAG CTTTCCATGTCCATTGTACCAAAATGTCCCACTTTCGCTGGCACTGAGTCCCAGAATATTTTCTGAGGTGAATAAGTTCAAGCCAGACATAATTCATGCTACTTCACCTGGAATTATG GTTATTGGTGCTCTTGCTATAGCGAAGATGATATCAGTTCCTATGGTGATGTCTTATCATACACATCTTCCAGC GTACATACCGAGATACAATTTAAATTGGTTACTTGAGCCCACATGGAGTTTTATAA GATGCCTCCACAGAGCTGCAGATCTTACTCTAGTTCCTTCAGTAGCTATTGCCGAAGACTTTGAAACTGCTAAAGTAGTACCAG CAAACAGAATACGGCTTTGGAACAAGGGTGTCGACTCCGAAAGCTTTCATACTAAATATCGAAGGCATGAAATGCGTGTCAGATTGAG TGGTGGCGAGCCAGAAAAACCATTGATAATACATGTGGGCCGTTTTGGACGTGAGAAAAATTTGGATTTTCTGAAAAG GGTTATGGAGAGGCTCCCTGGATCAAGAATTGCTTTTGTTGGAGATGGACCATACAG GGCTGAGCTGGAAAAATTGTTCACTGGCATGCCAGCAGTTTTCACTGGAATGCTCCAAGGTGAGGAGCTCTCACAAGCGTACGCCAGTGCAGATGTATTTGCAATGCCTTCAGAGTCTGAGACTCTCGGGCAAGTAGTTCTGGAGTCCATGGCTTCTGGTGTCCCAGTTGTTGCTGCTCGTGCTGGAGGGATACCTGATATAATACCCAAGGACAAGGAGGGCAAGACTAGCTTCTTGTTTACACCTGGAGATCTCGACGAGTGTGTGAGGAAGATAGAGCAGCTCCTCAAGTCAAAAGATCTCAGAGAATCTGTTGGTAAGGCTGCCAGGGAAGAGATGGAGAAGTGTGACTGGAGAGCAGCCTCGAGGAAAATACGCAACGAGCACTACAGCACTGCAATGTCATACTGGCGGAAGAAGATGGGCAAAACTTAA
- the LOC117837824 gene encoding uncharacterized protein, with amino-acid sequence MAGGSGSSLLRGFLSLFFLLFIHIGHAGCCFSSGSAARAREEDEAEDADADGKVGGAGGGSNKRRKISPLIFSPAASSSAATNDSVRARRRHVSSVAASLRLYLHRIFSSSGARDATVAGREEEEAVTTTVSSPLARSLPPQPSASVVLSTPSSPCASSSPFMSPLSVRSLSATPVPSSPQKLLQASRQSSRSFAARGDVFPCKVCGEVLARPQLLELHQAMRHSLSELTDLDSSTNIIRMIFLAGWKPGVGGEAPIVVRRVLRIHHNPRALARFEEYRDLVRARAARRCAGEGGAAAAAVEERCVADGNERLRFHCSTMLCSLGGGGACGSPYCCVCSTLRHGFAGKQADVDGIATYASAWAAHASLPDDVEREFAFLQVRRAMLVCRVVAGRVGRGADDDKVAYDSMVPVRGVGGGRATGGDDVELLVFNPRAVLPCFVILYSS; translated from the coding sequence atggcgggcggcagcggcagctcgCTGCTGCGTGGCTTCCTgtcgctcttcttcctcctcttcatccacATTGGCCACGCCGGCTGCTGCTTCTCCTCTGGGTCTGCCGCGCGGGCACGGGAGGAGGACGAAGCTgaggacgccgacgccgatggGAAAgtgggcggcgccggaggtgggAGCAACAAGAGGAGGAAGATATCGCCGTTGATTTTCTCCccggccgcgtcgtcgtctGCCGCTACCAACGATAGTGTCAGAGCCCGGCGCAGGCACGTGTCGTCGGTCGCCGCCAGCCTCCGGTTATACCTCCACCGCATCTTCTCTTCATCCGGGGCCAGGGATGCCACCGTTgcgggaagggaggaggaggaggcggtgaccACCACCGTGTCCTCACCTCTCGCCCGGTCCCTGCCGCCCCAGCCCTCGGCGTCGGTGGTGCTGTccacgccgtcgtcgccgtgcgCGTCGTCTTCTCCGTTCATGTCGCCGCTCTCAGTGCGCTCCCTCAGCGCCACCCCCGTCCCGTCCTCGCCGCAGAAGCTGCTGCAGGCAAGCAGGCAGTCGTCGCGGTCGTTCGCCGCCCGCGGCGACGTGTTCCCCTGCAAGGTGTGCGGCGAGGTGCTGGCACGGCCGCAGCTGCTGGAGCTCCACCAGGCGATGAGGCACTCGTTGTCGGAGCTCACCGACCTGGACTCCAGCACGAACATCATCCGCATGATCTTCCTCGCCGGGTGGAAgcccggcgtcggcggcgaggcccccATCGTCGTCCGCCGCGTCCTCAGGATCCACCACAACCCCCGTGCGCTGGCCCGCTTCGAGGAGTACCGCGACCTcgtccgcgcgcgcgccgcccggcgctgcgccggcgagggcggcgccgccgccgccgccgtggaggagcGGTGCGTCGCGGACGGGAACGAGCGCCTGCGCTTCCACTGCTCCACCATGCTCTGCtccctgggcggcggcggcgcgtgcgggaGCCCCTACTGCTGCGTGTGCAGCACCCTGCGGCACGGGTTCGCGGGGAAGCAGGCCGACGTGGACGGCATCGCCACCTACGCCTCCGCGTGGGCCGCGCACGCCTCCCTCCCCGACGACGTGGAGCGCGAGTTCGCGTTCCTCCAGGTGCGCCGCGCCATGCTGGTGTGCCGCGTCGTGGCCGGGCgcgtcggccgcggcgccgacgacgacaaGGTGGCCTACGACTCCATGGTGCCCgtgcgcggcgtcggcggtggcAGAGCCACCGGCGGGGACGACGTCGAGCTGCTGGTGTTCAACCCCAGAGCCGTGCTCCCGTGCTTCGTCATCCTCTACAGCAGCTAG
- the LOC117837822 gene encoding uncharacterized protein: MDMDMDMPDPDELEWMESHGLLPEEEEDVYFDDPDEGFVPPHGDSDQPRDSSQPPEPAPPRANEASEGGLKRPPPPPPPEKEEEERSKRRNVEREDSEDEEWLRYSPPPPAPEVVVAEKTISRFASEIHGDCVPVTAPNGERVYAKLAVKGLVGGGINGTRQGAHFSNPNPNHKGLLSESFHSLTRRAEQEALAKALQESTDSLDNEASSATPLVTEKLWVEKYAPNSFTELLSDEHTNREVLLWLKQWDSCVFGSHIRATCDDVLSALRRHSSTIQKNANNKNFFSKSKGGPVDMPLNTPSSNSEGLGGSFSKRSPADNTPEQKVLLLCGPPGLGKTTLAHVAARHCGYHVVEINASDDRSASSIETKILDVVQMNSIMSDSKPKCLVIDEIDGALGDGKGAVEVILKMINAEKSNNSDRSTNAEETQVRKASKKSQRMAKLLRPVICICNDLYAPALRQLRQVAKVHVFVQPTISRVVNRLKYICKNEGFKTSAIALSALAEYTECDIRSCLNTLQFLNKKGVALNISSFDSQVIGQKDKSKSILDVWKQVLQKKKLKRSGKAESHFSKDKDTDSLFTLISNRGDYEVTMDGIHENFLRLSYHDPMLQKTVKCLDILGVSDCLTKYVYRTQQMPLLAYQPPIAITISRMVAQVEKPNIEWPKALQRSRTMLLEKKDMLKTWQTEMSPVVSRHMSVESFVEDIASPFLHILSPLSLRPVALNLLSQREKDELVQLVDTMVSYSVTYRNTKFAPQERANISVVPHDVPSLSLHPPFSDIINFKGYQSEHIDLSLAMKQLLVHEVEKQKIIKYSAGKLNQTNDGDVRSEPLSAIRKKAIADSIAPALHSSKDSSKRNSTTLQMQSNSASSLNGKSPAPAKKHSNRATNFFDRFRKERLVDAKTHSDAGQQGATTQRDSRPLIFKYNEGFTNAVKRPVRVRDLLLS, translated from the exons atggacatggacatggataTGCCAGATCCGGACGAGCTTGAGTGGATGGAGAGCCACGGCCTCCTcccggaggaagaggaggacgtCTACTTCGACGACCCCGACGAGGGCTTCGTCCCGCCCCACGGCGACTCGGACCAACCGCGCGATTCCTCGCAGCCGCCGGAGCCCGCTCCGCCACGCGCAA ATGAAGCCTCGGAAGGCGGGTTGAAgcggcctccacctccaccaccgccggagaaggaggaagaggagaggagcaAGCGGAGGAACGTGGAGCGGGAGGATTCGGAGGACGAGGAGTGGCTGCGCtactcgcctcctcctcccgcccctGAAGTCGTCGTTGCCGAGAAGACAATCTCGCGGTTCGCGTCGGAGATCCATGGGGACTGTGTGCCCGTCACTGCGCCCAATGGGGAGAGGGTTTATGCCAAGCTTGCAGTTAAGGGATTGGTTGGTGGAGGAATTAATGGAACGAGGCAAGGGGCTCACTTCTCCAACCCAAATCCCAACCACAAGG GCCTGCTTTCAGAATCCTTTCATTCACTAACAAGGCGTGCTGAACAGGAGGCTTTAGCAAAG GCCTTGCAGGAAAGCACAGACTCACTTGATAACGAGGCTAGTTCAGCGACTCCACTAGTCACAGAAAAACTTTGGGTGGAAAAGTATGCACCAAATTCTTTCACAGAGCTGTTAAGTGATGAGCACACAAACAGGGAG GTGCTTCTGTGGCTAAAACAATGGGACTCTTGTGTTTTTGGATCCCATATTCGAGCTACATGTGATGATGTTTTATCTGCCTTACGTCGGCACTCTTCTACCATCCAAAAGAATGCAAATAACAAAAATTTCTTCTCCAAGAGTAAGGGAGGTCCTGTTGACATGCCCCTGAATACACCTAGTAGCAACTCTGAAGGTTTGGGTGGCTCCTTCAGCAAAAGGTCACCAGCTGACAATACACCAGAACAAAAG GTGTTGCTACTCTGTGGTCCACCTGGTCTAGGAAAAACAACACTAGCTCATGTTGCAGCTAGACATTGTGGCTACCATGTTGTGGAG ATAAATGCCAGCGATGATCGTTCTGCTTCATCTATTGAAACAAAAATTCTTGATGTAGTTCAGATGAACTCAATCATGTCAGATTCCAAGCCCAAGTGTCTG GTAATCGATGAAATTGATGGAGCACTTGGTGATGGAAAAGGTGCAGTGGAGGTTATTCTGAAGATG ATCAATGCTGAAAAGAGTAATAATTCTGACAGAAGCACTAATGCTGAAGAAACTCAAGTCCGAAAGGCATCTAAAAAAAGTCAAAGAATGGCAAAACTATTGAGGCCT GTAATTTGTATATGCAATGACCTTTATGCTCCAGCCTTGAGAcaactgcgccaagtagccaa GGTTCATGTGTTTGTGCAGCCAACGATTAGTCGTGTGGTGAACAG GCTCAAGTATATATGCAAAAATGAAGGTTTCAAGACAAGTGCAATTGCTCTTTCTGCATTAGCTGAGTATACTG AATGTGACATCCGGTCATGCTTAAACACACTTCAATTTTTGAACAAGAAAGGGGTGGCACTAAACATT TCATCATTTGATTCACAAGTAATTGGACAGAAGGATAAGTCAAAAAGCATCCTCGATGTCTGGAAACAG gttttgcaaaagaaaaaactcaAGCGATCTGGAAAGGCTGAAAGTCATTTCAGTAAAGATAAGGACACTGATTCTCTCTTCACACTCATATCTAACCG TGGGGACTATGAAGTTACCATGGATGGAATCCACGAAAACTTCTTGAGACTATCATACCACGACCCAATGTTGCAAAAGACT GTAAAATGTCTCGATATACTTGGAGTTTCAGATTGCTTGACCAAATATGTTTACCGGACTCAGCAGATGCCGCTTCTTG CATATCAACCTCCAATTGCCATCACAATAAGTCGCATGGTTGCTCAAGTTGAAAAGCCAAATATTGAATGGCCAAAAGCTTTGCAGAG GTCCCGAACGATGCTTTTAGAAAAGAAAGACATGTTGAAGACCTGGCAAACCGAAATGTCACCTGTTGTCTCAAGGCACATGTCAGTAGAATCATTTGTTGAAGATATTGCTTCCCCCTTCTTACATATTCTCTCTCCACTGAGTTTAAGACCT GTAGCCCTGAATTTGCTGTCACAGAGAGAAAAGGATGAACTTGTGCAGCTAGTTGATACTATGGTTTCCTACTCAGTTACATATAGAAACACAAAGTTTGCCCCTCAAGAAAGGGCAAACATATCTGTGGTGCCACATGATGTTCCTTCACTTTCTCTCCATCCTCCATTCAGTGATATCATAAACTTTAAG GGCTATCAATCAGAGCACATTGATCTGTCTCTGGCCATGAAACAGCTCTTGGTGCATGAG GTAGAGAAGCAGAAGATCATTAAATATAGTGCTGGCAAGTTGAACCAAACTAATGATGGAGATGTCAGGAGCGAACCTTTATCAGCTATAAGAAAGAAAGCAATAGCTGATTCCATTGCTCCAGCATTACATTCTTCCAAGGATAGCTCCAAGCGCAATTCAACTACACTTCAAATGCAATCAAATTCAGCCTCTAGTCTGAATGGTAAAAGTCCTGCACCTGCCAAAAAGCACTCCAACCGTGCAACAAATTTCTTTGACAG GTTTAGGAAGGAAAGACTGGTAGATGCAAAAACTCATAGTGATGCTGGGCAGCAAGGAGCAACAACTCAGAGGGACTCACGCCCTCTGATCTTCAAATACAATGAG GGTTTCacaaatgcagtgaaaagaccAGTGAGAGTTCGCGATCTTCTGCTCAGTTAG
- the LOC117837823 gene encoding protein ENDOPLASMIC RETICULUM-ARRESTED PEN3 yields MGTVGGGGKSGTVKQLNVGGKLFSLEASSLSLSLSLDSPSPTPTFVDRDPALLSAVLAAIRAPSSAAPAFPARVLLDEAHFYGLHAQLLAALSPPPLRGFSVSLASTLSPASEPFPTAFAPHHDGSLCLAHGAGQVTYYSPALDHLSTFRTHLHRITSLQQLPPGLVVLGSASAPGLHVYDYLEGRHVASVQWSDPTDTRCSKAKVVAIAACPADAADKNSPILATFECPHRENCILVVDPVTLKPMQEIGRQSGSAAKSSTPCRVVHLPAPGLVFASFVSSGAFGYSGYMRLWDIRSGNVVWETSEPGGAGRSSRFGDPFADADVDVKQQAIYKVCSKSGDVAVADLRSLGNDPWVYMSSGPRGSGGGYGSVLHCHQSQVFVSRKDGLEVWSRLGEQLHDTGDFAEQSGTKEGPRSEGIDESFYRSCYVDTEEDAKRGMIQMMAGGGDRLFLTRENMQGVEVWETSHLAGAVSL; encoded by the coding sequence ATGGGaaccgtcggcggcggcggcaagagcGGCACAGTGAAGCAGCTCAACGTGGGGGGCAAGCTCTTCTCGCTGGAGGCAAGCTCCCTTTCCCTCTCCCTGTCTCTCGATTCCCCTTCCCCCACCCCAACCTTCGTGGACCGCGACCCAGCCCTCCTatccgccgtcctcgccgccatccgcgccccgtcctccgccgcgcccgccttCCCCGCGCGCGTCCTCCTCGACGAGGCCCACTTCTACGGCCTCCACGCGCAGCTCCTCGCTGCgctctctccgccgccgctccgcggCTTCTCCGTCTCCCTCGcctccaccctctcccccgcctCCGAGCCGTTCCCCACCGCCTTCGCGCCGCACCACGACGGGTCCCTCTGCCTTGCCCACGGCGCCGGGCAGGTCACCTATTACTCCCCGGCGCTGGATCACCTCTCCACCTTCCGGACCCACCTCCACCGGATCACCTCACTCCAGCAACTGCCCcccggcctcgtcgtcctcgggTCCGCCTCCGCTCCAGGGCTGCACGTGTACGACTACCTCGAAGGCCGGCATGTCGCCTCCGTTCAGTGGTCGGATCCCACTGACACTCGCTGCAGCAAGGCGAAGGTCGTCGCCATTGCTGCCTGTCCTGCTGATGCTGCCGATAAGAATTCACCCATCTTGGCAACATTTGAGTGCCCTCATCGGGAGAACTGCATCCTGGTGGTTGACCCTGTAACACTGAAGCCAATGCAGGAGATTGGCCGGCAGAGTGGTAGTGCGGCAAAGTCATCGACACCATGTCGAGTGGTGCACCTGCCGGCACCTGGGCTGGTGTTTGCATCATTTGTGAGTTCTGGGGCATTCGGCTACTCTGGCTACATGAGGCTGTGGGATATTCGGTCTGGGAATGTGGTGTGGGAGACAAGCGAACCAGGGGGAGCTGGAAGAAGCAGTAGGTTTGGGGATCCATTTGCAGATGCAGATGTGGATGTCAAGCAGCAGGCAATTTACAAGGTTTGTTCAAAATCAGGAGATGTTGCAGTGGCAGACCTGAGATCCCTTGGTAACGACCCTTGGGTGTATATGTCATCAGGACCAAGAGGGAGTGGAGGAGGCTATGGCAGTGTTCTGCATTGCCATCAGTCTCAAGTATTTGTCAGTCGGAAGGATGGACTGGAGGTTTGGTCCCGATTGGGAGAACAGCTTCACGACACAGGCGACTTCGCAGAGCAATCAGGAACAAAGGAAGGACCCAGAAGTGAAGGAATCGATGAAAGCTTTTATAGGAGTTGCTATGTGGACACGGAAGAGGACGCTAAACGTGGAATGATACAGATGATGGCAGGGGGTGGAGATCGCTTGTTTCTGACAAGAGAAAATATGCAAGGTGTGGAAGTGTGGGAGACGTCCCACCTTGCTGGTGCTGTTTCTCTCTGA
- the LOC117840104 gene encoding josephin-like protein yields MEPGAKSEAKQGEAGSGAVGGGGGGKVYHERQRLQFCLLHALNNLMQEKECFTRAELDRIAGNLVLSDPNKDQWTPLSFIFRPHHNVVTGNYDVNVLIAALEARKKKVVWHDRRKGASSIELDAEVLVGLMINVPLRRFRGLWTGRHWVAIRSIDGTWFNLDSDLSEPKQFKDKENVIAFLDSILNQGGELMVVLQDE; encoded by the exons ATGGAGCCGGGGGCCAAATCGGAAGCGAAGCAAGGGGAGGCGGGATCCGGCgcggtgggaggcggcggcggcggcaaggtgtATCACGAGAGGCAGAGGTTGCAATTCTGTCTGCTCCACGCTCTCAACAACCTTATGCAG GAAAAGGAATGTTTCACCCGAGCTGAGTTGGACAGGATTGCTGGAAATCTTGTTCTTAGTGATCCAAACAAGGACCAATGGACTCCTCTATCTTTCATTTTTAGACCTCACCACAATGTGGTAACTGGGAACTATGATGTAAATGTTCTCATCGCGGCATTAGAAGCTAGAAAGAAGAAGGTGGTTTGGCATGATCGTCGAAAAGGAGCATCATCAATCGAGCTGGATGCAGAAGTGTTGGTAGGCCTTATGATCAATGTGCCTTTGAGGAGGTTCAGGGGCCTCTGGACCGGCAGGCATTGGGTAGCAATTCGAAGCATTGATGGTACCTGGTTTAATTTGGATAGTGATCTTTCTGAACCCAAGCAATTTAAGGACAAAGAAAATGTGATTGCATTCCTTGACAGCATACTCAATCAAGGTGGAGAACTCATGGTTGTGCTGCAAGATGAATAA